In Calditrichota bacterium, one genomic interval encodes:
- a CDS encoding FecR domain-containing protein, with translation MLLKTVTLLTLFTLISCEYTKKKEVTLAGKPSVYFLIGDASINGQPVSLGQEIFNGDLIETGKESFLEVKFGKQSAFRVREESQVTYNFDGSINLNIVKGKVLNILEKNSKYKVRTPTAVAAVRGTIFFVSVIDQDKSYFCACNGTISIEDDKQTELTNLSSAHHHSNFSERTDDKLEMDHAGMMQHDDLEIFDFMYRLDNAVKKPAE, from the coding sequence ATGCTTTTAAAAACTGTCACACTCCTAACATTGTTCACTCTGATTTCATGTGAATATACAAAGAAAAAAGAAGTTACTTTAGCTGGTAAACCAAGCGTTTATTTTTTAATTGGTGATGCAAGTATAAACGGACAACCGGTTTCTCTTGGTCAGGAAATATTTAATGGTGACCTGATTGAAACAGGGAAAGAGTCGTTTCTCGAAGTAAAATTTGGCAAGCAAAGCGCATTTCGGGTTCGAGAAGAAAGCCAGGTAACCTACAACTTTGATGGATCGATAAATTTAAACATAGTTAAAGGAAAGGTCCTGAATATTTTAGAAAAAAACAGTAAGTATAAAGTACGTACACCAACAGCTGTTGCTGCTGTCCGGGGAACAATATTTTTTGTCAGTGTTATCGATCAGGACAAATCTTATTTTTGTGCTTGTAATGGTACCATCTCCATCGAGGATGATAAACAGACCGAATTGACTAACCTTTCATCTGCACACCATCATTCTAATTTTAGTGAACGGACTGATGATAAGCTTGAAATGGACCACGCCGGGATGATGCAGCATGATGATCTTGAAATTTTTGATTTTATGTACAGGCTGGATAATGCGGTAAAAAAGCCAGCTGAGTGA